CGAGGCCGAAGGTGTTGCGCCGCAGCACCTCGAGCCGGTCCAGGTGCTCGCGGCGCTCCTGGTGCGCGACGGTGGCGACCGTCGCGTGCAGTCGCGCGACGTGGGCCTCCATGGCGATCGAGAGCCGGTCGCGGAACCGCCGGCTGAGGCGGTCGAACACGACCTGCAGCCACCAGAGCAGGGTCGCGGAGACCGCCAGCCCGATGCCGGCGACCGTCACGGCGGTGCGGGACGAGTCGTTGACGCCGTCGACGAGCAGGGCGAGCCAGAGGCCGATCAACGCCGCCGGCAGCGCGAGCGCGAGGGTCATGACGACGGACACGACGAGCAGCCGGGGCTCGACGCGGTAGGCCAGCTTCACCATCCGCCACAAAGACTGTCCCGCGGGGGGCAGGTCGTCGTCAGTCGAGCGTGTCATGGACGACCTCCTCCCCTCGCTCGTCGACCTCGGTGAAGCGGGCGGCCTGCAGCTCGAACATCGTGCGGTAGCGGCCGCCCAGCGCCATCAGCTCGTCGTGGCTGCCGAGCTCGGCGACCCGGCCGTGCTCGAGCACGCAGATCCGGTCGGCCTTGCGGACCGTGGAGAACCGGTGGGAGACGAGGATGGTCGTGCAGCCGCGGGTCTCGCCAAGGATCCGCTCGAAGATCTCCGACTCGCCGCGCACGTCGAGGGCTGCCGTCGGCTCGTCGAGCAGCACGATGCGCGCGCCCTGCCGGACGGCGGTGAGCGCCCGGGCCAGGGCGACCCTCTGCCACTGACCTCCGGACAGGTCCGTCCCGTCGTCGTAGCCGCGGGCCAGGACGGTGCCCAGCCCGGCCGACCGCTCGGCCAGGTGGGCGGCCCCGGCCGACGCCAGCGCCTCGAGGACGACCTCGTCGCCGGCGCCGCGCGGCGCGACGTTGTCGCGCAGGGGGAGCTCGTACCGGATGAAGTCCTGGAACACCGCGGTGACGGTCGCCCGGTGCTCGGCGAGGTCCAGCTCGCGGACGTCCACCCCGTCGACCTCGAGCGAGCCCGCGAGCGGGTCGTAGAGCCGGCAGACCAGCTTGGCCAGCGTCGTCTTGCCGGCTCCGTTGACGCCCACGACGGCCATGGACGTCCCCGCCGGGACGGTGAGGTCGACGTGGTCGAGCACCAGCGGCCCGTCGCCGTAGCCGAAGGTGACGTCCCGCAGCCGCAGCTCGGGGGCGTCGGACGAGGGGCGCCGCTCCGAGCCCGACTGCCGGGGCTCCGAGCCCGACTGCCGGGGTTCCGAGCCCGGCACCAGCGCACCGACCCGGGCCATCTCCGCGGGCAGCCGCAGCGTCATCGCCGCCGGGGCGGCCGACATGTCGAGCGCCCAGCTCAGCCCGCCGAAGGCCACCGCGCTGACGCCGACGGCCGCCTGGAGGTAGGTCGTCGCGGCGCCGAGGCCGATCGTGCCGTCGAACGCGCCACGGGCCAGCGCCCAGAAGACCAGCGTGTTGCCGGCCAGCACGATCAGCAGGGCACCGGCCAGTGGTCGCTCCCGCAGCCGCGTGGCGGCGTACTGCAGGTCGAAGAGCCGCTGCCGCCGGGCGCTGAAGCGGTCGACCACCCAGTCGCCGAGCCCGAACAGCCGCAGCTCCTTGGCGGCCGGCGGCTCCACGGCGAGGTCGTAGGCGTAGGCCGCGTGCCGTTGCGCGTCGCGCACCTCCGGGGTGTTGCGGTCCTTCCACACCCCGCTCTCGCGCAGCAGCCAGTGGGTGGACGCCCAGACCGAGAGCAGCACCGGCGGCGCCCACCACGAGAAGCCGAAGAGGACTGCGGCCGACACGACGCCGGTGACCAGCTGCGCGAGGCCGATCGCGATGAACTCCATCGAGATCCGCAGCGGCGGACCGCCGCGGCCGAGGTCGAAGTCGCGGGCCATCGCCAGGTCGGTCGCGAGCTCCGCGCTCTCCAGGTGAGCCATGCCGGGCGGGTCGACGCTCGCCCGCATCAGCCGGTCGCTGAGCCAGTCGGCGGTGACCGCCCCGAGCACGGCGCTGACCGCCTGCAGCAGCGGCGGCAGCACCTGCGCGAGCACGAAGAGCACACCTAGGACGGTGAGCGGCCACGCCAGCCCGGCATCGTCGCGCACCGTCCCCACGACCCAGCCGGTCGCGATCGCCAGCAGGCCCGGCATCGCACCCTGCAGGACCAGGACGGCCCACCAGGCGACCGTCTTGCCGGGCGACGCCTTCCAGAGCACGCCGAAGAACTGCCACTCCGGGCGGGCGCGCAGGGCGGAGCGCGAGAACCGGGGCGTGGTCGGCACGGAGGACACCCTCTAGAACAGCACGGACATGAAGGTGCCGCGGTCGGTGAAGCCCACCTTGCGGTACGTCGCGCGGGCGGCTTGGTTGTAGTCGTTGACGTAGAGACTGACCACCGGGGCGATGTCGGCCATCGCCTGGGTGACGACGGCGGCCATCCCCGGCGCCGACAGGCCACGGCCGCGCAGCTCCGTCGGCACCCAGACGCCCTGGACCTGGCAGGCCGCGTGGGTCGCCGACCCGACCTCGGCCTTGAAGACGACCCGCCCGTCCTCGATCCGGGCGAACGCGCGCCCGGAGCGGATCAGCTCGGCCACCCGGGCCCGGTAGGACGCCCCGCCGTCGGCCGCCACCGGCGAGACGCCGACCTCCTCGGTGAACATCGCGACGCAGGCCGGCACCATGACGTCGAGGTCCTCGATGCCCACCCGGCGGACCAGCGGGTCCGGCTCGACGGCCGGCGGCCCGTCGATCACCATCAGCGGCTGGTCGTCGCGGACGTCGCGGGCCGGGCCCCACGCCGGCTCGAGCTCGGCCCACATCGTGGCCACCGCGGTGCGGTCGCCGACGATCGAGGCGCAACGGCGGCCCTGGCGGCGGGCCCGATCGGCGAACGCGCGGGCCGCCTCGGGCCCGGCCTGCACCGGCACCAGGTTGGCGGCGGCGTGGCAGAGCGCCTCGAGCCGCCCGTCGACGACGTGGCCCCACATCTCCCCGCCGAGTCGCCGGGGGTCGAGGCCGACCGCCTGCACCCGGGCGGCGACGAAGACGTCGGCCACCGGGTCGCGGTCGAGGACCTCGAGGACGTCGGGCAGCTCGTCGGGGCGCAGCACCCGCAGCGCCGACGTGCGCAGCACGGTGCCTCCTCCCCGAGCGGGCCGAGATGGGCGGTAGCGGCTTACCGGACGCTGACCGCCGGCTCGCCAGAGGCTACGCCCTCGGCCTCCATCCCCTCCGCGATCCGCATGGCCTCCTCGATCAGCGTCTCGACGATCTGGCTCTCCGGCACGGTCTTGATGACCTCGCCCTTGACGAAGATCTGGCCCTTGCCGTTGCCGGACGCGACGCCGAGGTCGGCCTCACGGGCCTCTCCCGGCCCGTTGACCACGCAGCCCATGACGGCGACCCGCAGCGGCACCGTCATGCCCTCGAGCCCCGCCGTCACCTGGTCGGCGAGGGTGTAGACGTCGACCTGGGCCCGGCCGCAGGACGGGCACGACACGATCTCGAGGCCACGCTGCTTGAGGCCCAGAGACTCGAGGATCTGGTTGCCGACCTTGACCTCCTCGACCGGCGGCGCCGAAAGCGAGACCCGGATGGTGTCGCCGATGCCCTCGGCGAGGAGGGCGCCGAACGCGACGGCCGACTTGATGGTGCCCTGGAAGGCCGGCCCCGCCTCCGTCACGCCGAGATGCAGCGGGTAGTCGCACCGCTCCGCGAGCAGCCGGTAGGCCGCGATCATGACGACCGGGTCGTTGTGCTTCACCGAGATCTTGATGTCGCGGAAGCCGTGCTCCTCGAACAGCGAGGACTCCCAGAGCGCCGACTCGACCAGCGCCTCCGGCGTGGCCTTGCCGTACTTCTGGAGCAGCCGCTTGTCGAGCGAGCCGGCGTTGACGCCGATGCGGATCGGCACGCCGGCGTCACCGGCCGCCCGGGCGATCTCCTTGACCTTGTCGTCGAAGGCCTTGATGTTGCCGGGGTTGACCCGCACTGCGGCGCAGCCGGCGTCGATGGCGGCGAAGACGTACTTGGGCTGGAAGTGGATGTCGGCGATGACCGGGATCTGCGACTTGCGGGCGATGACCGGCAGCGCCTCGGCGTCGTCCTGGCTCGGGCAGGCAACCCGCACGATCTGGCAGCCGGACGCGGTGAGCTCGGCGATCTGCTGCAACGTGGCGTTGATGTCAGTCGTCGGGGTGGTCGTCATCGACTGCACCGACACCGGGGCGTCGCCCCCGACCAGGACGCCGCCGACGTCGATCTGCCGGGAGACCCGGCGGGTGGCGAGCGGCCTGGGGGGCGTCTCGGGCATGCCGAGGGAGACGGTCACCTCTCGATTATCCCTCGTCCGCGGCGTCCTGCCCGCCCGCGCTCACTGCAGGGTGATCGGGTTCACGATGTCGGCCGTCAGGGTGAGCAGCGTGAGGCCGCCGAAGAACAGGATGACCGCGTAGGTGACCGGCAACAGCTTGTTGTAGTCGACCCGTCCCGGGTCCGGCCGGCCGCGCCGCGAGGCGAGCCACGACCTGGCCCGCTCGTACCACGCGATCGCGACGTGGCCGCCGTCCAGGGGCAGCAGCGGGAAGAGGTTGAAGACGCCGATGAAGACGTTCAGGCCGCCGAGCAGGGTCAGGAAGATGATCGGCGCACCGAGCTCGACCGCCTCGCCGCCGATCCGGCTGGCACCGACGACGCTGATCGGGGTCTCCTGGTCACGCTCCTCGCCGCCGATCGCGTCGAACAGCTTGGGGATCTTCGACGGGAAGGCCGCGACCGCCGCGAACGTCTGCTGAACCGTCTCGTCGAGGAAGTCCACCGCGGCACCGATCGCCGTGACCGGTCCGTAGTCGTCGAGGATCAGGCGCGGGTAGCGCACGGTGATGCCGATGGACGACACGGTCTGGAGCGGTCCGGTGGCCTCCGGGTCGTCGAGGGCCGGGCGCTCGGTCGCGACCAGGTCGACGGTGGTGGTGCGCTGCTCGCCGTCGCGCAGGTAGACGACCTCCGCGGGCCCCGGCGGCGTGGCCCGGATCGCCCGGACCAGGTCGCCGTACGTCGCCACCTCGGTCCCGTCGAGCGACACGACGCGGTCGCCGTGCTCCAGCCCGGCCGAGGTCGCGGGCGAGACCGGGTCGCTCTCGCGGCAGGCGCGCAGCCCCCCCTGCGGCGCCTGCTGGTACTCGACGACCACGCAGGGGCTCACCTGGCCGATCACCGGCTTGGCGGCGAGCGGGTCGAAGCTCTGGGCTGCCGGGTTGGGCAGCCCGGTCGTCAGCGCCGCCACGTAGAAGATGGCCAGGGCGAGCGCGAAGTGGGTGGCCGAGCCCGCGACGAGCACGACCGTCCGCTGCCAGAGCGGGAAGCGCCAGAACGCGCGCTGGGAGTCGGCCTCGTCCACCTGCTCGAGCGGGGTCATCCCGACGATCTTGACGAAGCCGCCCGCAGGGACCGCCTTGAGGCCGTACTCCGTCTCGCCCCGCCGGAACGACCACACCGTCGGGCCGAACCCGGCGAAGTACTGCGTCGCCTTCATGCCGAAGCGCTTGGCGGTCAGCAGGTGACCGGCCTCGTGCAGGCAGACCGACACCAGGATGCCGATCGCGAAGATCAGCACCCCGATCCAGAAGCTCATGCGGGCGGTCCCTCGGAGTCGTGGTGCGGCGCCGGACGGGTCAGCGGCTGGTCAGGGCGGCGGCGCGGTCCCGGGCCCAGCTCTCGGCATCGAGGACGTCCGACACGTCTCCGACGTTCCCCACGTCGTGCTCGTCGAGCACCTGCGCGAGGGTGTCGACGATACCGGTGAAGCGCAGCCGACCGGCGACGAACGCGTCGACGCACACCTCGTTGGCCGCGTTGTAGACGGCCGGGGCGGTCCCCCCCGCCGTGCCGGCCGCCCGTGCCAGCCGGACCGCCGGGAACGCCTCGTCGTCGAGCGGGAGGAACTCCCACGTCGAGGCCGTCGACCAGTCGCAGGCCGCCACTGCCCCGGGGACCCGGTCCGGCCAGCCGAGCCCGAGCGCGATCGGCAGCCGCATGTCCGGCGGGCTGGCCTGGGCCAGGGTCGACCCGTCGACGAACTCGACCATCGAGTGCACGACCGACTGCGGGTGCACCACCACCTGGACCCGGTCCAGCGGCACGTCGAAGAGCAGGTGGGCCTCGAGCAGCTCGAGACCCTTGTTGACCAAGGTGGCCGAGTTGATCGTGACGACCGGACCCATGTCCCAGGTGGGGTGGGCCAGCGCCTGCTCCACCGTGACGTCGTGCAGCTCGTCACGCCGGCGCCCCCGGAACGGGCCGCCGCTCGCGGTCAGCACCAGCCGGCGCACCTCGGCGGCCGAGCCGCCGCGCAGGCACTGCGCCAGCGCCGAGTGCTCGGAGTCGACCGGCACGATCTGGCCCGGCCGCCGGGCGGCTGCCCGGACCAGCGGCCCGCCCGCGACCAGCGACTCCTTGTTGGCCAGGGCGAGCGTCCGGCCCTCCTCGAGCGCGGCCAGGGTGGGACCGAGCCCGATCGAGCCGGTGATGCCGTTGAGCACGACGTCACTCGGCCAGCGGGCCAGCTGGGTCGCGGCGTCAGGCCCGGCCAGGATGGTGGGCACCGGGTGCTCGCCGGCGGCGTACCCGCCTGCCTTCGCCGCCGCGTAGAACGCGAGCTGCAGGTCCTGCGCGGCGCTCGCGCGGGAGACCGCGACGGCCTCGACGCCCAGCTCGAGCGCCTGCCGGGCCAGCAGCTCCACGTTGCCACCGCCGGCGGCCAGCGCCACGACCCGGAACCGCTTCCGCGCGTGCCGCACGATGTCCAGGGCCTGGGTGCCGACCGAGCCGGTCGAGCCGAGGACGACGACCCGGCGGGGGCCGGCAGGCCGCTGCTCGGGCTGGCCGGGTCGGCCGCGCAGGCCGGGCTGGCCGGGCTGGCCGGACTGGTCGCTCACGCCGCCAGTCTCCTGCACCCGCCGAGTGGTGGAAGTTGGGGGCGATTCGCGCCGCAGTCGGCGGCCAGAGCATCTCCTTCAACCAGGGACGGGGCCTGACCTGCAACGCGTACGGCTACCCGGCGGCCGGCAAGTTCAACGGCCAGACGCTGCGGTCCTGCTCCGGCACCGCCACGCCCGACCCGTACGGCCAGACCCAGAGCCAGGGCATCCCGTGCGACATGACCGGTGGCTCGAGCGGCGGCCCGTGGCTGATCAGCAGCAACACGGTGCTCCCGCTGACCACCCGGGAAATGATCACGCCGGCATCATCGATGCACCCGGACCGCGGCGAATACGGCGCGGTCCGGGTGCATCGTCCACGGTCCGGGTGGGGTGGGCCACTGGCTGGCCAGGCGGGCTTGTGATCAGACCCCGGCGCCCTCGCGGGCCGGCTGCCGCGCATCGGGCAGGACCACGGACCGACCCCGCTCCTCCCGGAGCCCGAAGCGCCACCAGAACCGGGCCAGCGGTGCCGGCGCCCACCAGTTCCAGCGCCCCAGCAGCCGCATGGTGGCCGGCACGAGCAGCGCCCGCACCACGGTCGCGTCGACCAGGATCGCGATGATCATCCCGACGCCGATCATCTTGATGAAGACGATCCCCGAGGTCGAGAACGCCCCGATCACCACGACGAGCAGCAGCGCCGCGCTCGTGATGATCCGGCCGGTGCGCTGCAGCCCGGTGGCGACCGCCGCGGTGTTGTCGCCCGTGGCGTCCCACTGCTCGCGTACCCGTGAGAGCAGGAACACCTCGTAGTCCATCGACAGCCCGAACGCGAGCGCGAGCATGAGGATCGGCTGGGTGGCCTCGATCGCGCCCGTCGACTCGAAGCCCAGCGGCCCGGACAGGTTGCCGTCCTGGAAGATCCAGACCAGGGCACCGAACGACGCCGCGAGAGACAGCACGTTCATCAGCACCGCCTTGACCGGCAGGACGACCGAGCCGAAGGCCAGGAACAGCAGCACCAGCGTGGTCCCGATGACGAACAGCCCCATCCACGGCAGCGTCGAGCCCAGGCTCGACAGCAGGTCGCGCAGGTCCGCGGCCCGGCCGCCCACCAGGACGTCGGATCCGGCCGGGGCCGGCACGTCGCGCACCTCGCCGACCAGCTCCCGCGCCTCGGCGCCGATGCCGTCCTGCTCGTAGCGCAGCGACACCACGGCGGTGCCGTCGGCGGCCCCGGTGACGGTGGCCGCCGTGACCCCGCCCAGGTCGGCGAGCTGCTGGACGTACGTCGTCAGGGCCGTGTCGTCGACGGTGCCGTCCCGGAAGGTGACCGCCACGTCGATCGACGTGACGTCTCCCTGGGGGAAGTCAGCGATCAGGGCCTCGGACACCTCGCGGCTCTCGGTGCCGGCGGGCAGCGCCCGGTGGTCGACACCGCCGAACTCCACCCGCAGGAACGGCAGGCCGGCCACGAGCAGCAGGGGCACGATCACCGCGACGTAGACGGCCGGCCTGCGCATGACGCTGTGGGCCAGCCGGAACCACGGGCCGTGGTGCTCGGGCCCGCCCCCGTCGCGCCGCAGCCGGGCGAGGCCAGGCACCCGCAGCGCGTCGACCCGGTGCCCGAGCACGGCGAGCAGCGCCGGCAGCACGGTGAGCGCCCCGACCATCGCGACCAGGACCGCGGCCATGCCGCCGAAGCCCATCGAGCGCAGAAAGGTCTGCGGGAAGAACAGCAGGGAGGCCAGGGCGACGGCGACGGTGACGCCGGAGAACGCGACCGTGCGCCCGGCGGTTGCCATGGTGCGGACGAGCGCGCTCTCGGTCGTGGCCCCCGGAGCCCGGCGCTCCTCGCGGAACCGGCTGACGACGAACAGCGCGTAGTCGATGGCCAGCCCGAGGCCGAGCATCGTCACGATGTTGACCGAGAAGATCGACACGTCGGTGACCAGCGTCAGCAGCCGCAGCATCACGAACGCGCCGAGGATCGCCAGCCCCCCGATCGCCAGCGGCAGGCTGGCCGCGACCAGGCCGCCGAAGATGACCACCAGCAGCACGAGCACGATCGGCATCGACAGCTGCTCGGCGCGCGCGATGTCCTCGCTGACCTGGGTGGTGATGTCGCTCGAGATCGCGGCCGCTCCGCCGAGACGGGCGTCCAGCCCGGCTGGGGTGTCGCGCAGCGCGGGCTGCAGCGCGTCGTAGGCGTCCATCACCTCGTCGTCCCCGGACCCGACGAGGCGGACGACGGCGTACGTCGACCGGCCGTCCTCGGCGACCAGCCCGCTGGCCTGCGGGGTCGGCGCCCCGGCCGACCAGGCCGACGTGGTGGAGGCGACCAGCCGGCCCGGCAACCCCGCGAGGTGCTGCGCCACGGCAGCCCGGAAGCCCGGGTCGGTCACCAGGGCGCCGCCGAACCGG
This region of Actinomycetes bacterium genomic DNA includes:
- a CDS encoding ABC transporter ATP-binding protein gives rise to the protein MPTTPRFSRSALRARPEWQFFGVLWKASPGKTVAWWAVLVLQGAMPGLLAIATGWVVGTVRDDAGLAWPLTVLGVLFVLAQVLPPLLQAVSAVLGAVTADWLSDRLMRASVDPPGMAHLESAELATDLAMARDFDLGRGGPPLRISMEFIAIGLAQLVTGVVSAAVLFGFSWWAPPVLLSVWASTHWLLRESGVWKDRNTPEVRDAQRHAAYAYDLAVEPPAAKELRLFGLGDWVVDRFSARRQRLFDLQYAATRLRERPLAGALLIVLAGNTLVFWALARGAFDGTIGLGAATTYLQAAVGVSAVAFGGLSWALDMSAAPAAMTLRLPAEMARVGALVPGSEPRQSGSEPRQSGSERRPSSDAPELRLRDVTFGYGDGPLVLDHVDLTVPAGTSMAVVGVNGAGKTTLAKLVCRLYDPLAGSLEVDGVDVRELDLAEHRATVTAVFQDFIRYELPLRDNVAPRGAGDEVVLEALASAGAAHLAERSAGLGTVLARGYDDGTDLSGGQWQRVALARALTAVRQGARIVLLDEPTAALDVRGESEIFERILGETRGCTTILVSHRFSTVRKADRICVLEHGRVAELGSHDELMALGGRYRTMFELQAARFTEVDERGEEVVHDTLD
- a CDS encoding GNAT family N-acetyltransferase, with amino-acid sequence MLRTSALRVLRPDELPDVLEVLDRDPVADVFVAARVQAVGLDPRRLGGEMWGHVVDGRLEALCHAAANLVPVQAGPEAARAFADRARRQGRRCASIVGDRTAVATMWAELEPAWGPARDVRDDQPLMVIDGPPAVEPDPLVRRVGIEDLDVMVPACVAMFTEEVGVSPVAADGGASYRARVAELIRSGRAFARIEDGRVVFKAEVGSATHAACQVQGVWVPTELRGRGLSAPGMAAVVTQAMADIAPVVSLYVNDYNQAARATYRKVGFTDRGTFMSVLF
- the ispG gene encoding flavodoxin-dependent (E)-4-hydroxy-3-methylbut-2-enyl-diphosphate synthase, coding for MTVSLGMPETPPRPLATRRVSRQIDVGGVLVGGDAPVSVQSMTTTPTTDINATLQQIAELTASGCQIVRVACPSQDDAEALPVIARKSQIPVIADIHFQPKYVFAAIDAGCAAVRVNPGNIKAFDDKVKEIARAAGDAGVPIRIGVNAGSLDKRLLQKYGKATPEALVESALWESSLFEEHGFRDIKISVKHNDPVVMIAAYRLLAERCDYPLHLGVTEAGPAFQGTIKSAVAFGALLAEGIGDTIRVSLSAPPVEEVKVGNQILESLGLKQRGLEIVSCPSCGRAQVDVYTLADQVTAGLEGMTVPLRVAVMGCVVNGPGEAREADLGVASGNGKGQIFVKGEVIKTVPESQIVETLIEEAMRIAEGMEAEGVASGEPAVSVR
- a CDS encoding site-2 protease family protein, with the protein product MSFWIGVLIFAIGILVSVCLHEAGHLLTAKRFGMKATQYFAGFGPTVWSFRRGETEYGLKAVPAGGFVKIVGMTPLEQVDEADSQRAFWRFPLWQRTVVLVAGSATHFALALAIFYVAALTTGLPNPAAQSFDPLAAKPVIGQVSPCVVVEYQQAPQGGLRACRESDPVSPATSAGLEHGDRVVSLDGTEVATYGDLVRAIRATPPGPAEVVYLRDGEQRTTTVDLVATERPALDDPEATGPLQTVSSIGITVRYPRLILDDYGPVTAIGAAVDFLDETVQQTFAAVAAFPSKIPKLFDAIGGEERDQETPISVVGASRIGGEAVELGAPIIFLTLLGGLNVFIGVFNLFPLLPLDGGHVAIAWYERARSWLASRRGRPDPGRVDYNKLLPVTYAVILFFGGLTLLTLTADIVNPITLQ
- the dxr gene encoding 1-deoxy-D-xylulose-5-phosphate reductoisomerase, whose protein sequence is MRGRPGQPEQRPAGPRRVVVLGSTGSVGTQALDIVRHARKRFRVVALAAGGGNVELLARQALELGVEAVAVSRASAAQDLQLAFYAAAKAGGYAAGEHPVPTILAGPDAATQLARWPSDVVLNGITGSIGLGPTLAALEEGRTLALANKESLVAGGPLVRAAARRPGQIVPVDSEHSALAQCLRGGSAAEVRRLVLTASGGPFRGRRRDELHDVTVEQALAHPTWDMGPVVTINSATLVNKGLELLEAHLLFDVPLDRVQVVVHPQSVVHSMVEFVDGSTLAQASPPDMRLPIALGLGWPDRVPGAVAACDWSTASTWEFLPLDDEAFPAVRLARAAGTAGGTAPAVYNAANEVCVDAFVAGRLRFTGIVDTLAQVLDEHDVGNVGDVSDVLDAESWARDRAAALTSR
- a CDS encoding MMPL family transporter, which gives rise to MFDRLGHTVYRARRWVLAAAAAVLVLGATWGTGVFGAMTSSGFEDPGSESAAATTRIEDTVGRTGPDVVVLYRFGGALVTDPGFRAAVAQHLAGLPGRLVASTTSAWSAGAPTPQASGLVAEDGRSTYAVVRLVGSGDDEVMDAYDALQPALRDTPAGLDARLGGAAAISSDITTQVSEDIARAEQLSMPIVLVLLVVIFGGLVAASLPLAIGGLAILGAFVMLRLLTLVTDVSIFSVNIVTMLGLGLAIDYALFVVSRFREERRAPGATTESALVRTMATAGRTVAFSGVTVAVALASLLFFPQTFLRSMGFGGMAAVLVAMVGALTVLPALLAVLGHRVDALRVPGLARLRRDGGGPEHHGPWFRLAHSVMRRPAVYVAVIVPLLLVAGLPFLRVEFGGVDHRALPAGTESREVSEALIADFPQGDVTSIDVAVTFRDGTVDDTALTTYVQQLADLGGVTAATVTGAADGTAVVSLRYEQDGIGAEARELVGEVRDVPAPAGSDVLVGGRAADLRDLLSSLGSTLPWMGLFVIGTTLVLLFLAFGSVVLPVKAVLMNVLSLAASFGALVWIFQDGNLSGPLGFESTGAIEATQPILMLALAFGLSMDYEVFLLSRVREQWDATGDNTAAVATGLQRTGRIITSAALLLVVVIGAFSTSGIVFIKMIGVGMIIAILVDATVVRALLVPATMRLLGRWNWWAPAPLARFWWRFGLREERGRSVVLPDARQPAREGAGV